The genome window TCTACTAATTAAAGCTCCACTTGCAGTCGCGGCTATGAGGATGGCATTGCCTACGATCCGCATCAGTCCTACGATGCCTACAGCTATGCATCCCACGGCGTACACGGACATGGTCATGGTCCGCCCACGAGTATACTCGGTGGTGTTGGCAACGTAACTGGCGTAGGCGGCGGGGGAGTGCGAGGCGGGCACTATGAAACTGCGGATTACGAAACAGATTACTCGCGACGGGACTATTATCAGCATTCACCAGGATATACAGGTGGGAGTTGGGGGGCAATGAAACAAAAGGAAATGATTTTTACTGTTGGATTTGTTTTGTGGCTTTTTCTGCAGGTGgcggcggaggaggaggcggagcGGCGCAATCGAATGCAAACAACGCAGCAGGCCTTAATTCAAATCACAATCGCAGCCATGTTAACAGGTGAAATAACGCCTGCAATGGAGGTGGTGCGAGGGGAGGCGCAACTAGTGCAACAAATCCTATACCAAAAACCCACAATCTGACCATCAACCGCAACTGCAACAGTAACAGCCACAatagtagcagcagcagcagcaacagctattTAATGCCTAGATCTGTGACAAATGAATGCAGCACtaacaagcacaacaacttTGGCAATGGCAGCGGCTGCTCAAAGGTAACCAACATAGAATATTTTCAGGATGAGAtagaatttgaattgaatagcTCTGAGATTAATTACGAGTATCTTTTGtcgcagcaacatcaacaagctacacaacaactacaacaacaccACTCACAACAATCGTTggtccaacaacaacaacaacaacagttacagcaacaacacccacaacaacaaaattacccaccgcacaacagcaacaaaaacaacaacaacaacaatcatatTGCCAATGATGTGAGCATGACGAACTTTTCGATATCGCCGTACACACTGAACCAAAAGGATGCAACGAATGACCACAAGAATGCCGTAGTtgcaagcaacagcagtaacaacaacaacaataacaacactcACATCTCAGGCTGTaaaaacaagaacagcaacaacaaccaaaacaaccAGAACAACACAAGAACTGCAACAGTGCCCAGTATGCTATTAGTAAGGTATTGAGCACTTATATTCAATTGGATGTTTACAACAATTCCCTGTCCAGTTCATCGTTCCTTGCACAAAACACCTCACAAATAAAGTCACGGCTTCtagaaatgtaaatatatagcTGAATTTCCTGTATGATAAACCAGCTTGTTGCTTCGACTACATCATACTCCTCTTATACATATCCAATGCATATATAGCCTCAACATTATACAACATCACGGGAAACTATTTATTCGCATTCCAAAAGCCGTTGACTGCTAAGAaaacaagaaatgaaaaaaatatatatacgcaCAACACTTGACAAGACATGATTActctaaatacaaattgaattctttTACAGCCCCTCTATTCCTTCGCTTCATACAATTTGTGAGATTCCGTTGTTGCCAGTGCAGTTTTTCTAAACCACAAATATCACAAAAtcaacccaacaacaacaagaacaacaacaacagatacaataaacaatagtaACATATAACAACACCAAATCAAGAGACAACAATACAAACATCACAAATACTTTGTACACTAAGAGGGAAGATGATGAATATTTACAAACGACAACCTTAAGATATACATACTTAGATATAtactaaaaccaaaaaacaaacatatacattatatacatatatatatatatatacacatatttttgaGTGCAAGGAAATCGTTGGATGATAGTGCAGCTACAAGTTGAAAATTTTACTTTGTGTTGGTCGCTGGACGCTGAGAGACGTTTGGACAATTTATGTCCGCTTTTTTAATCTATATTTACACAAAGAGCAAAAACATCTTTAAGATACAACTCGCACTCGTCTGCAAACGTGCGGGATTAattgacaaattaaattaaacaatgatATAAACGTTAAATAATTAGATGGGCGAAACTGAAAGTTGGCCtggcataaataatatataacgACATGAGACATATTATTAAACGTAAAACCGTAATGATGAAACACAGCTCGATCTCCAGCATATgattgaaaacattttccacaatttattcaaatttaataattgctTAATCTCTTCTTCGTATTCGTAACTTAACTCCTTGTTACTGGCGATTGAGTGTGTTGAGTACACTTGGTGTACTTACTtctttaagtgtgtgtgtgtatgtataacTAACGCGCAGTTGGAAAGGAAATCTATAAGATTTTGCTACTTAAACAAACTATATAATTGGGCACacttaacataaatttaatatataactaaatatatacataaatatattatatacatacatacagaacataatatttacataacaaATGAATAATGAATGATTGACATCATAGAAATGAaaagatatttataaatatacgaATTAAATACTCATAacctaatatatatatatatatttatattattcagaAATTGTGAATTGAAGCCCATGATTATGTGGATAACGCTGCAAATGATTACTTTATTGAAACAATATGAAGAAACTATAATACTACGAtatgaataaacaaaaatactcattgaatttaaataataagaCACGCAGAGTCGAAAAgctcaaaacaaaacttactttaaatttgaacCGAATTTACTTTCatgaatttacttttattttactgAACATTTCCTAATAAGCGAAAATTATGCCAAACTTGAAATTTCTAAAGAATTTGAATTACTTACGTTTGTGCCAAATGAACCCACTATAACTAATCTTCCAATTCAATATTATGTGAACTCAGATGAGTCTagaatttctaaatttattttatttattcccTTAAGTTTCAAAATCTTAATTTCGCATTTACTATCAGCTGAGCAGTTCAATATGAATACATCTACATATTACAACTTTAATCGATTGTTGGTAAAGTGCAAAGAACTTAATTACAAAacagataaataaaaatatcatgtccaaaatgcaaattgttgcgACTAAAGCAAAGTGTAAGAATTACTTATAATCATGTGAAcgttaaattgttgaaaacaattaaaatctagtttataaaacaatatcaataatgaacaaaagaaacaaaaaaacgacgatacattcatttaattcaactaattattgttattattattatacaaagattaaataaacataaacagaaTTAAAAGACAAACTTACTTAAAGGGCAATTCCCGAAAGCCCAAATTCagaattgaaatttcaatataaattcaaataaataatacttattAAATGGATGGCAACtaatgtttaaacaaacacatttacaatataaaataatatttaataactatAAATTTCCCGCcctaaaaacaataaaagcaaatataaagACAAAAGCGaaagaattaaatattgaGATATTCTCATTAATTATTACATGTACaattacataataaatatatttaaaatgtatgctAAAATCAAACTCATACGAAaacgtttttttatttagaattttcgGGGAAGTTTGGCATTTAGAATAAAAATCCTGccttaatttcataaaaacaaaaaaaagtgttttaatttCCCTCTTTGAATATTTGATTCAACCCTGTTACAATTGCCATTTTCAAACCCTTACGTAgtttttaattctatttacAAATCTGTTGCGAGGGTTTCAATTGATATCAACTTATTTATCTAGtcagagggggagagagagggtTGAAATGcttctaaaataatttatttatttatgaaagcCGTTCATTGCCAAGGGCAATAAATAACAACCCTGTTTGTaccttttgttgttctttcgAAGTGTGTCAAATGCTGCCTGCTATAGCAGGCACTTAGCTAAGACACACACCAAGGAGAAGTGAACATCAACTAAAATTTGGGTTATTAGTCAATATAAACaccatgtttttttttgtaaatattatttatttattacgtatattattttatattgctTCACAATAACTGACTAGAGTAAACAACTTACAACTATGTGTTTCAGTTGGTTGCATATGCAAGCAGCTGCAACTTTTTGGTTTTACTCGCAATGAGATTGCAGTAAATTGACTAGATTGCTCCACTGGGGGTATAATACAGGGTGTCGCACTTAGGCGTGCAGCAGTCCATCACTTTGACCCACCAGCTTGCCCAGCAGTGTCTTATACAGCACTGACTCCGTGGAGACGCCTTCGCTCTGCAGGAACAACAACGTTTCGCGGGCGCACATCGCAAATCCCAGAGCTTCGGCCTCAGTGCGTCGACTCGCTGGCGGCGCAAAGTTAGCAGCTACCTCGGCATCCAGATGCTCTTCTTCGTCTGCATCGAGATGGGCATTAACCTCTTCACGCTCATCCAAATCGTGCTCGAACGAATCCAGCTCTGCCTGCAGTTCCATGATCTTTTGCAGAGCCTCGAGTAAAATGCTATTGGAATTGTTGGCTGCCAATGCTGGTGATTGCTCCAGCTCTGCTGGTGGAGTATCCGATCCTGGGCGATGACGCTTCTCGGGGACTGGCTCGTTGCCTTGATtgggttgctgttgctgttgctgctgctcatccGCTTGCTGAGCTCTACGCTGATCCGCACGCTTGCGTTTCATTATCAGTTTTCCGGACATGATGAGACTGCTTCGACTGCTGCTTTGAATATCCTTTTACGAAATGGTTTTTTGGTCCGCGGCACAACCTTCGTTCACCTGGCGATCACAACAAACTGAAACGTTGCATGCACCCCAGCTCAGTGCAGAACTGTTGCAGGCTGGCAGCGCGATCCTGAAAgcaaccccaaaaaaaaaaataaggaacAGGAAAAAGAGACAGGCGGGCATTAGGGGATGTGCCGTTGCAGAGCTGGAAATTAAAGGCGACCGAAAAAATTGTTGCAGCTGTTTGAATTTCGTTGGCCGCTCGCTCGCTGCCACGGCAGCTGAAGCGGGAAGGCAACAGGATacaggcagcaggcagaaggcagctagcagcagacagcaggcAGGATATTGTGCTGCAATCGAAAGCAACCCCTGACAatctgctgccgctgctgtcgttgctgctgctgctgctgctctctaaCTGCAGCAGCGGCCTGCTATCTGCGTCCTTGCCTCACCTCATGTCCCTTTCCGCTTTCGTTGTCTCGTGGCTGTGGCTCTGACAACAACTTCGACTTGCCTCACAACAGCATACCCTGCTTCCTGGGGCGCCACAAACAGCGTAGCGCATTCGGTGCGCCGTTTATGCCCGAATCGTGCATTTGCAGCTGGCACGCTTCACAGACATCTCTTCGATATCTGTGGCGTTGCCCCTCGATAGTTCGCTTTGACCTGCCACTGCATTGATAAGTGCACACCTATATGTACACTGAAAACAATTTAGCACTGCAttccatttctaaaaatataatttgtaggGATTACCGAAGACTTAgttgaaaaaattatttatttgtagttaTTTCTTATTACTCTCTACAACCACGAGCAAaactttatttgattttgtttatttctgtACTTGGATCTTTAGTGAAAATGAAAGCTTTGCGGTTCCATGATTTTCATATTGTATGggatttttatttaagaatgCGTATTTGCctaatttttatgatttttctgAAGGTGAagagtataataaataaatctcaaAGATAGTCCAGCAATCGCCagtaatataattattaatttattatgcttAAAGATAGCACGATAACAGGAatagtttttccttttcctaaatgttaaattatgatactaataaaaaactttatttaaaaatgttatttatttattaaattcataatgTGTAAATAGAATTtagcatttcaatttgaaatttacaaGTCTAATAAACTTAATGTGCGTTTGGACATAGGAACTGacaaactaaattaaaattcagcaGCTATTTTAGTCTCTGCGATTTCCTcacttatatttaaatatttagataaCTGTCTCTTAcataaagtttattaaaattaacataccTTTTCTGTCGAAGCAGTCTTACAACAAATCAAGCAGTCTTACaacaaaactaataaataatttgttaaactatcttaatcaacaacaaattaaaatgcaaagtgttatgaaaatatattatttattcagcATTAGTAGAGCTTGACATTGAACTTGATGCTGATTATAATTATAAGAGCAATTCTGAGAAGCACACATAGTACCATATATAGAGCAACTAGTAGTGCAATCAGATTATTTTTTCTATGCCAAGATGGGCATCTACCTGTTGTTTGCTCAATGAGAGCacttaaatatgtattttatatagtatatgcattaattaataatattaagtgATGCTTTCTGCTGCTCTGAATTCAGTTTGTGCACAGCTCGACTAATAAGTGCATGTCCGGCTTGGAATGTAAGTAAAACATTAGCAAATCAAACCAGGAATAGAATTGAAAGCACGAGAATCActtataatatttgttattgtttttcataAAGAACTTCttcaatcaaaatattaattctaTGTAAGTTACTCAAAGAGATTTCAGAAGTGCAATAAAATTCACACGTTTAAAGGCCTCAACTATGTTAGGAGCGAAAAATTTACCGCTTGCTAAAAGATGTTAAGTAAAGCAATATACTTTTTATGGATGTTCTTTTGGTACTCAAAAACGATCCCAAAATAAACCGAATGTGTCCGTTAAGCAAGGAATGTATGCAGCTAACCAAATTTTAGGGAAGTCCGGTCGTTAAGTGAGGAATAGAAATACGGATGTTAAGTGAAATGCGTGAAGCACAGCAAGGTGTTTACTGATTGGTATAATACACTTGTTTCCAATCTTTCTAACATATAGACGTAGAttagtttaatgttttaaGAGTCACTCTCAACTTATAGAGTTGTTTTATTATCGTAAAGAACTAATTCTTTTAATCTGACATTGGCATCTCTTTCAGATCGAATAATGTTGCAGCAATGGATTTATGTGTTTCTGCTGATGTTTGGTCATTCATTGAGTGCCAATATCAGAGTGTCCAGGGATGCTGCTCTCAATGAGTTCATCATACTGCACAACAATGATATGCATGCCAGGTTTGAGCAGACGAGCAGGAATGGAGGAGTCTGTTCACGGTACGACACGAGTAAAGACAAATGTTTTGGAGGTATAGCGCGTGTTGCCCACGAGTAAGTTAAAACATATCCATGTTAATCTATATAAACgacaataatttcaaaatccCTTGCAGAGTGCGGAGACATCGCGAGGAGGCAAAGAATGGAGGAACTCCTGTGCTCTACTTAAATGCGGGGGATACTTACAGCGGCACCGCTTGGTTTACTCTCTTTAGGGAGAATATCACCAGCGCCTTTCTCAACAAGCTGCAGCCAGATGCCATGGCAAGTCCCTTTTGTGCTATTAATAATATAGATGTGAGATTTATTATATTCCTTTTCAGTCCCTTGGCAACCATGAATTCGATGAGACTATTCAAAGTGTTGTTCCATTTCTCAATGCTTTGTCATTCCCTGTGCTGGTCTCTAACATGGATATGACCAACGAACCCGAATTACTGGCCACCAACAAATTGAGCAATTCAACTGTGCTCAATGTGAATGGCGTTAAAGTAGGCATCATCGGTTACCTAACAAATCAGACAAAAGACGATGCACACATCAATGTGGAGTTCAAGGATGAAGTCGAGAGCATCAAGTGAGTGTAGCCAAGAATGTTTCTGAGAGTACAAGTGTTTCAATCATTTCAGTACCGAGGCGACAAAGCTGAAGGATAAGGgaatcaatattattattgctctGGGACACTCGGGCTACCAGAAGGATCTGGAGATTGCCAGAGATTGTCCAGAGGTTGATATTGTCATTGGTGGACATTCGCACACATTCCTCGACTCGAGTCAACCCGTTGCAGATATAGCAGACACCAATCCCGAGGCTGTTCGTGGTCCTTATCCCACCACGGTGACACAGTCAAGTGGCAAGAAGGTGCCTGTGGTGCAGGCTTATGCTTACACTAAGTACTTGGGAAAACTGAAAGTGCAGGTGAGCTAAAGAGCtgaatatatcaaaaatgaaaatcagcAAAATCATTAACAAGCATTAGGGTTTTCTTCAGCATACCTACTACATAAATCGCCTATTcttaaacttaaatttgtttatttatgaattgttATCGCAGTTTGTTTTAAACCGAAGGTACGAGAAATTTGTAGGATTGTTTTAGTGATACTAGAGTTACAGGTTTCTTAGACACTCAACAGGTATACTCAGAGATGTGAGCTAGATATTATCCTCCTTGAAAAGCATACCATAAACATAACTTCTAAAAATAGAGTAACTATTTTTAATAGAACTAGAGGGATGTCAGGATATATCAGCTTAACATATAATAggatattttttattgcatcttgtatgtttgtttcaaattaaaacCTTATTTTTAGACCAACTCTCTGAAGATCAATGTAATTATTCTTATATATAGTGAACTAATGCTTTCCTTCCATAGTTCGATGGCGATGGAAATCTGGTCTCTTTTGATGGCTCTCCAATATTGCTGAATGCTTCGATTGCTCAGGAACAGGATGTGTTGGATTTACTTGATGCTTACCGCCCCGCTATAGCAGCAATTGGAGAGAGAATAATTGGCTTTACAAAGGTCGACCTAGAGGGTGGCAAAGTGTGCCGCCAGCGAGAGTGCAATTTGGGTAACTTAATCACCGATTCGATGGTATACGCTCGAGTATTGGAGAATAAGGGCGGTGATTATTGGACAGATGCTGCGGTGGCCCTGATGGGTGGAGGAGGTTagctatatatttataattctattatattctatatttatatatattttgtaattccTAGGCATACGTGGTCCGATCGATAAGAATGCTGAGGGATCGATTACTCTGCGGGACATTATGGATGTGCTTCCCTTTACGAATCGTTTGGTCTTGACTCGCATCTCGGGTCAAACATTGCGCAACGCCTTGGAGCGTGCTGCGACTCTGTGGAGCACAGATGCAAGTGGGGGCTTTCTGCAGTTGTCTGGAATTCATGTGGAGTACGACTTCGAACGTGGATCGGGACAACGTGTCGTCTCCGCTTCTGTGTTGTGCGCTCAGTGTCGAATTCCATCGTACAGCGCTCTTAATGAAACGGATTTctataatataattacaacCGATTTCGTTCTAAGTGGTGGTGATGGATTTGAGCTGCTTGAGAAGGAGAATCCACACACAGAGGTCTTGCACAAGGGCGATATCGAGGCTCTGCAACAATATTTGCAGCGTGCACCGATTGTTTTTCCCCATCTCGAGGAGCGCATTGTGTTCAAGATAGCCACAAATACTGAATAGATGATGACTTTTGGATTTCAAACAAAGATTTAGGTTTGTTTTGTGAATTAAATACGTTAGATTAGcttatagtatataaaaatgattcTATGCAACGTCTCACGTACTTTTTAGTTAATATATAAAGGCAAGTCTGCGTTTAATAAAGCAATCATTTGTCGCAACAGAAATCAAGAAAGGTGATaataagaatttcattttaattcgTTGACATCACCAGCTATGACGAAATCAAAGGTTTCGTACTATTTCTAATATATGAATCTGTTAGCAAACGAAATATagagcaataaaaaatttctgGGTTTGATTCCTTTCTAAGATAATCgccatttaatttaatttttatatctGAGACCCAAAGCGCAAAAGTATTATAGGTCCAAGCCAACATCCAAAAATATCTAACCAATAGAAGACGATGCTGTCGGTCTATTCGTCAGACTTTATGATTCCTCAAAATTATTCtgcgattagataaaaattataaatattatttaagaaataattttgcaatgcaaataaaaacgtCTGCTGCAgacgggtcttagttgctttggttggtaatctggtatattttgaatatactagtatatcgatatattaaatatggCTTTCGGTAGATTCTTTATGAGTAATAGCGCTATTATTGATAATGgttagcgagtatctcacattCTCACACGCACTTCACTGaatctttcttacttgttattttaattcttctacgttttgatttaatttcgtCGAACCGTTTGACGTAGCATAAAAATGACGTAGCAAAATGAGTATGTCGAGTTGCTGCATAATCtagttaaatttatatataggTCTTCTTATCGCAACGAAGATTGCTTTTAGATTTACTAGATTTGCTTTGTACAgataaacttatttatttattttgcttaaatttgcTAAACACAAATATTAAGAGACATttctaaaaaagaaaactaatagtttataaataaaccaTGGgcattataaaataaattagaattagCTCTGTcaaagtttttgaaaaatcATCAATTCTACATGTTTTAAATTAGTATTATGCTATCTTTCCGGCCAAGCTGTCATACCTCTATGCTTTGTTGCCAACatacttataatatatatttcaatgtaataaataaattatttttaagtgcCAAAGTGCGAGCACATGAatcgaaaatatataatatgtactTAAGGCGAGAACAACCCAGAGAGTGTTGAATGAAACagaacaaaactaaaaaaaaaaagaaaacaaaaaaagatttgAAGCAAGTTGATTAATGGGCGTCTGGCAGAATGGAACTTGCTCCGAAGAAGATTCTACGATTTGCATTTGCGACAAGACAAGACATGGC of Drosophila nasuta strain 15112-1781.00 chromosome 3, ASM2355853v1, whole genome shotgun sequence contains these proteins:
- the LOC132792408 gene encoding uncharacterized protein LOC132792408 → MSGKLIMKRKRADQRRAQQADEQQQQQQQPNQGNEPVPEKRHRPGSDTPPAELEQSPALAANNSNSILLEALQKIMELQAELDSFEHDLDEREEVNAHLDADEEEHLDAEVAANFAPPASRRTEAEALGFAMCARETLLFLQSEGVSTESVLYKTLLGKLVGQSDGLLHA
- the LOC132792375 gene encoding protein 5NUC-like yields the protein MSGLEYRIMLQQWIYVFLLMFGHSLSANIRVSRDAALNEFIILHNNDMHARFEQTSRNGGVCSRYDTSKDKCFGGIARVAHEVRRHREEAKNGGTPVLYLNAGDTYSGTAWFTLFRENITSAFLNKLQPDAMSLGNHEFDETIQSVVPFLNALSFPVLVSNMDMTNEPELLATNKLSNSTVLNVNGVKVGIIGYLTNQTKDDAHINVEFKDEVESINTEATKLKDKGINIIIALGHSGYQKDLEIARDCPEVDIVIGGHSHTFLDSSQPVADIADTNPEAVRGPYPTTVTQSSGKKVPVVQAYAYTKYLGKLKVQFDGDGNLVSFDGSPILLNASIAQEQDVLDLLDAYRPAIAAIGERIIGFTKVDLEGGKVCRQRECNLGNLITDSMVYARVLENKGGDYWTDAAVALMGGGGIRGPIDKNAEGSITLRDIMDVLPFTNRLVLTRISGQTLRNALERAATLWSTDASGGFLQLSGIHVEYDFERGSGQRVVSASVLCAQCRIPSYSALNETDFYNIITTDFVLSGGDGFELLEKENPHTEVLHKGDIEALQQYLQRAPIVFPHLEERIVFKIATNTE